The segment CGCTGCGCTCGGGCTGGAGTGGTGGCTGGACACGCGCGTCACCCGCATAGACCGGGCCGCGAAGCGCCTGGAGATAGCCAACGGAGAGATGCTGCCTTACGACAAGCTGATCCTGTGCACCGGCGGCAGGGCCCGCGCGCTCACCGTTCCGGGCGTCGACACGGCTGCCGTGCATACATTGCGCACGATTGGCGATGCCCTGGCGCTGGCGCCGGCGTTGCGGCCCGGGCGCAGCATCGTGGTGATCGGCGGCGGCTGGATCGGCCTCGAAGTCGCCGCCACGGCACGCCGCAAAGGTGCCGAGGTCACCGTGCTCGAAGCCCAGAGCCGGCTGTGCGAGCGCACCGTGCCGCCGGAAGTCTCGGAGCACCTGCTCGGGCTGCATGCCTCGCATGGCACCCGTGTCATGCTCGGCGCCAATATCGCCGGCATCGCCCCCGGTACCGGCGGCCGGTCCGTCGTGAAGCTGGCCGATGGCAGCACGCTGGCTTGCCACGCCATCGTTGCGGGTGTCGGTCTCGTGCCGAACGACGAGCTTGCCTGGGAAGCCGGATTGGAGTGCGACGGCGGCGTGGTCGTCGACGCGGGTTGCCGCACGTCCGACCCCGACATCTTCGCCGCGGGCGACGTCGCGGTCACGCCCAACCCGTGGGCCGGCCGGCGCCTGCGGCTGGAATCCTGGCAGAACGCCCAGGAACAGGGCATTGCCGCCGCGCGCGCGGCGCTCGGTCTCGCGGTCGACTATCAGCCGCTGCCTTGGTTCTGGTCAGACCAGTACGGCATGAACCTGCAGATCCATGGCATCCCCCTTCCCTCGCACCGCGTGGTGGCGCGCGGCACGCCCGGCGCGGACAGCTTCGTGCTGTTCTACCTCGACGGCGACGTGGTCAAGGCCACGCTAGGGTCCAACGCCGCGCGCGACCTGCGCTTCGCGCGCCGCCACATCGAGCAGTGCAAGCCGGTCGATGCCAGCCGCCTGGCCGACCCGAACGTGCCGATGTCCAGGCAGTAAGCCCAGCCATAAGAACAGACCGACCGGAGACAAGCCCCCATGCAGCAAATCGACATCCACAAGCTGGCCGACACGGCCCGCTTCAACCGCTTCCATGCGCTCGTGCTGTTCTGGTGCGCACTCATCATCATCTTCGACGGCTATGACCTCGCGGTCGTGGGCATCGCGCTGCCTTCGATCATGAAGGACCTCGGCGTCGCCCCGACCCAGGCGGGGCTCATGGTCAGCTCCGCGCTGTTCGGCATGGTGTTCGGCGCGATCTTCCTCGGCACCATGGCCGACAGGATCGGCCGCCGCTGGACGATCGCGATCTGCGTCGCCCTGTTCAGCGTCTTCACCGCTGCGGCCGGGCTGGTCAAGGACCCGCTGCTGTTCAGCATGGCCCGCTTCCTGGCCGGGCTCGGCATCGGCGGCGTGATGCCGAATGTGGTCGCGCAAATGACCGAGTACGCGCCGAAGAAAATCCGGGCGACCCTGGTCACCGTGATGTTCAGCGGCTATGCCGTGGGCGGGGTCCTGGCGGCGCTGCTCGGCAAGAGCCTGATCGAGGCCTACGGCTGGCAGTCGGTCTTCCTGGCGGCCGGCCTGCCCGTGCTCCTCATTCCTGTCATTCTCGGGTCGCTGCCAGAATCGATGCCGTTCCTGCTGGCCAGGGGCGACCACGAAGCGTTGCGGCGCATCGTCTCCAGGCTTGCGCCGGAGCAACGGTGGTCGGCCACCGACCGCTTCGCCGTGCCGGCGCAGGACAAGGCCGCCAGCGCGCCAATCCGGCACCTGTTCCACGAGGGCCGTGGCTTCAGCACCATCATGTTCTGGATCGCGTTCTTCATGTGCCTGTTCATGGTGTACGCGCTCAGTTCATGGCTGACCAGGCTGATGGCGGGCGCCGGCTACAGCCTGGGTTCCGCGCTGACCTTCGTGCTGGTCCTCAACCTCGGGGCGATGATCGGCGCCGTGGGCGGCGGCTGGCTCGCCGACCGCTACCACATCAAGTACGTGCTCGCCGCCATGTACGCGCTGGCCGCGGTCTCGATCACGCTGCTCGGATTCAGGATGCCGACTGAACTGCTGTTCGTCGTGGTGGGCCTGGCCGGTGCGTCGACGATCGGCACGCAGATCGTCGCCAATGCCTACACCGGGCAGTTCTACCCGACCGCCATCCGTTCCACCGGTCTTGGCTGGGCCCTGGGCATCGGCCGCAGCGGGGCCATCCTCGCCCCAATCGTCATCGGGGTACTCGTCGCCATGGAACTCCCGCTGCAGCAGAACTTCATCGCGATCGCCATTCCGGCGGTGATTGGCATGGGCGCGGTCCTGCTGATCGATCACAGGCGCTCGGCATCGGCCCGCTACGACGAAATGAGCGCCGGGCTGCCTGCGTCGCCGGTCGGGCTGTCCATCGCGGACCGGAACTGATTCCCCAGGCCGGCGCGGCCCGGCGGGCAGCGCTCCGGGGACAGGCGCGGGCACGGCTAGAATGTATTCATGGGAACCACGTCGGGATCACTCCCAGGCCCCGACCCCGGTTCAGTCAGAATCGAAGAGGTTGTCGCGATGAAGGCAAGAGCCTCGATCATTGCATTCGTATTGGTGACCCTGGCCACTCCGATGGCGCACGCGGGGGTGGCCGAGGACGCGCGCGGGTTCAAGAACGGCGTCAAATCGGCTGGCAAGCAGGCCGGGCATGCGGTGCGCGACGGCGCGCATGCCATTGGCCGCGGCGCGAAGGCGGCCGGCCATGCGATTGCCGATACCACTAAACAGGGCTATCGCGCGACCAAGAGGGCCGTGAAGGGTCACGAGTAAGGACTTGTCCTGCGGAGCCGGATCCTGCCGCGCTCCCTTGCTCCTTTACGCCCTCAGGCCGACTGGGAAGGCATCCGCGGCACGAAGCGGCGGCGCTCGATCTCGCCACCCCGGGCCACCAGGGTGGTCGCCTCGGGAATTTCCTCCCATACCCCCTGCACCTCGATCAGCGGCTCGGACAGCACCAGGAAGGCGTTGTCGCCGGCGGCGATGATGCGCGGATCGTCCGGGTAAAGCGCGCGCAATTGCCGGAACGAGGTGCTGTGGAACAGCGAGCGCGAGTCCGTCTCGCTCGAATAGCGCACCGCCACGATCTGCTGGCCGTCGGTCACGCAGACGGTCATGTTGAGCGGAAACTGCACATCGTAACGGTGGCCAACGTCCTCGATCAGCCCGGCCATCTGTTCCAGCGCGCCGCCCGGATCGCGCTCCAGGCCGAAACTCAGGGCCAGGAAGAACATCACCTCGGAGTCGGTCGACCCCTCGATCCAGCGGAACAGGTGCGGCGCCACGGCCAACATCAGGTCGCGCCGCAACAGCGGGTATTCGCGGATCAGGCCGTTGTGGACGAACAGCCAGCGGCCGAAGCGGAACGGATGGCAGTTGGTCTCCTGCGTCGGGGTGCCGGTGGCTGCGCGCACGTGGGCAACGAAAAGTGGCGCTCTCACCGCCCGCGCGGTCTCGCGCAGGTTGGTGTCGCTCCAGGCCGGGTGCAGGCAGCGGTAGCGGAACGGCACCTCCGAGTGACGTCCATACCACCCGACGCCGAACCCGTCGCCATTGGTCGTGGTATGACCCAGCCGCGAATTCAGGCTCTGGTCGATCAGCGAGTGTTCCGGCTGGAACAGCACCGTTTCCAGCGGAACGGATTTGCCCGAGTAAGCCAGCCAGCGGCACATGATGCTCCTCCTTGACCGGTGCGGCCCGGTGGCTTCCGGCCCACACTTCCAGTTGTAGGACGACAACGCGCGAACGCAAAGCACGCGCAGCTGTGGCGCACCGGCTACCCTCAACTGTACGCCGGCTCCACCGGGATACGGCGAGTTGACGCTGCGAAGCAGCAATGGCTGTAGAATACGCGTCCTCCCCGATTCCAATGGTCACGGCGTCCGATATCGGCCCGCGCCGCACCGGTACCTCACGAGCCTTGACAGCAGGCCCGATAGCGCACGCACAGCGTGCGCGCTGCTGTCGAAACGCGATTCACGAAGGAAACAGTAGTAAATGACAAGCGGCGTACAACGAACGGCAGCTAAAACACGAGAAACAGGCGCAATCAAGGACCCTGGCCAGACCAGCGCAGGGTCGACGGCGCAGCCTGATCCATCGACGGAAGCCGCCGCGCGTAGCCAGCAATTGCGTGCGCTGATCCAGCTGGGCAGGCAGCGCGGCTACCTGACCCACGCGGATATCAGCGACCACCTGCCGGAGAACTTCACTGACACGGCGGCGATGGAAAGCATCGTCAGCACGTTCGCCGAGATGGGCGTGAAGATCTATGAGCAGACGCCGGATGCCGAGACGCTGCTCCTGAGCGATGGCCCGGTGGTGGCCTCGGACGACCAGGCCGATGAAGAGGCCGAGGTAGCGCTTGCGACTGTGGACTCCGAGTTCGGCCGGACCACCGACCCGGTGCGCATGTACATGCGCGAAATGAGCTCGGCAACGCTGCTCACGCGCAAGCAGGAAGTCGAGATCGCCAAGCGCATCGAGGAAGGCCTGAACAATATGGTGCATGCCATCTCGGCCTGCCCGTTCACCATCGCCGCGATTCTCGAGCTGTCGGGCAAGGTCGCCAGCAATGAAATCAGCATCGACGACCTGGTCGATGGCCTGAGCGACGAGAGTATTGCCGAAGCAGCCGTGGCGGCGGCAGCTGACGAGACCGACGACAGCGTCGATAGTGCCGACGAGGCCGATGACGATTCCGAAGACTCCGACGACGAAGGCTCGACCCAGCAAAGCAACGAAAAAGCCCTGGCCCAACTGCGTGAGGAATGCCTGAAGCGGTTCGCGCGCGTCACCGCGCAATTCGAGCTGATGTGCCAGGAAAGCGCCGCAAATGGCGCGGGCTCGGCAGCCTTCCTGGCCGCAAGGGATGCGGTGCGCGAAGAACTGCGCACGATCCGCTTTACCGCGAAGACCATCGAGCGCCTGTGCGCCAACGTCCAGGCCATGGTCGACGAGGTGCGCACGGTCGAGCGCCAGGTGGTCCAGCTGCTGGTCGAGCGCTGCGGGATGGAGCGCGAGGAGGTCATCGCCCGCTTCCCCGGCAATGAAACCAACCTGGCCTGGGGGCAGGAGCTGGTCGCCCAGTCCCGTCCGTACAGCGCGGCGGTCGCGCGGGCCCTGCCGGACCTCGAGGCGCACCAGCAAAAGCTGATCGACATCCAGGCCCGGGCGGCGCTGTCGCTGCCCGACCTGAAGGGCGTCAACCGCAAGATGCTGGCTGCCGAGCGGCAGATGCGCCAGGCCAAGCACGAGATGACGCAGGCCAACCTGCGGCTGGTGATCTCGATTGCCAAGAAGTACACCAACCGCGGGATGCTGTTCCTGGATCTGATCCAGGAAGGCAACATCGGCCTGATGAAGGCGGTCGACAAGTTCGAATATCGCCGCGGCTGGAAATTCTCCACCTACGCGACGTGGTGGGTGCGCCAGGCCGTGACGCGGGCGATTGCCGACCAGGCCCGCACCATCCGCGTCCCGGTGCACATGATCGAGCAGATCAACAAGCTCAATCGCCTGTCGCGCGAGATCATGCAGCAGACCGGCAAGGAACCCGATCCGGCGGTGCTGGCCGAGCGCCTGGACATGACCGAAGACAAGGTTCGCTCGATCATGAAAATCGCGAAAGAGCCGGTCTCGATGGAAACCCCGGTCGGCGAGGATGGCGATACCAGCCTGGGCGACATGATTGCCGACTCGGACACGGCCACGCCCGCCGACGCCGCATTGCAGGCGGGCCTGCGCGCCGTCGTGCGCGAAATGCTCGACGAGCTCACGCCGCGTGAAGCCAAGGTGCTGCGGATGCGCTTTGGCATCGATATGTCCACCGACTACACGCTGGAAGAAGTCGGCAAGCAGTTCGATGTCACGCGCGAGCGGATCCGCCAGATTGAAAGCAAGGCAATGAAGAAGCTGAGGCATCCCAGCCGGGCAGACCAGCTGATCACCTATCTGCGCGACGCCTGATACTTGCCGGCAACAGCCGCTTGGCCGACTGACACAGAGCAGACAGGAGCTTTCGGATGACTGACTCGAACCTATCTTTCTTCGGCAGGGTCTCGCTTGCCATGGGCACCTTCTTCGCCATCCTTGGCAACCGCGAACTCGCGGCCGGTGTCAAGCGCCTGCGTGACGGCGAGGGATTCGCCGCGGCGCCGGCGCCCGCGGCTGTATCAGCACCTGCTCCCGCCCCGGTGGCGGAGGCTGCCGCACCCGTGCTGAAGGAAGCCAGCCCGGTGGCGGCGCTGCAGTTGCTCGGACTGCTCCAGCGCGATGCACGCTTCATCGACTTCGTCGAGGAAGATATCGCGCGCTATTCCGACACGGAGATCGGTGCCGCCGCGCGCCTGGTGCACGATGGCTGCCGCGGGGTGCTGCGCGAGCACTTCACCATCCGGCCGGTGCGCGAGGAAGCCGAGGGCAGCCGTGTCACGCTGGCCGACGGCTTCGATGCCACCGCCATCCGCCTGACCGGCAACGTGGTAGGCAGCGCGCCGTTCCATGGCAGCATCAGCCACCGCGGCTGGAAGGTCGAGGAAGTCCGCCTGCCGCGCGTGGCCGAACGCCATGACGCCACCGTGATTGCCCCCGCCGAGGTGGAGCTTTGATGAGCGAAGCACGCTATGCCATCGGCATCGACCTGGGCACCACCCATGGCGCGGTCTCCTACGTCGACCTGGCCGCCAGCGATGGCGAGAAGACCAGCCAGCGCGTCCTGCCCATCACGCAGCTGACCGCGCCGGGGGCCGTCGAAGACCTGGACCTGCTGCCCTCCTTCCTGTACCTGCCACACGCCAGCGAACTCGCCCCGGGCGACCTGGCGCTGCCGTGGAACGCCGCGCGCGACTTCGCCGTGGGCGAGCTGGCGCGCAGCCGCGGCGCGGCCACGCCGATCCGCCTGGTGTCGAGCGCGAAGAGCTGGCTGTGCCATCCCGGCATCGACCGCCGCGCGCCGGTCCTGCCCAACGACGCACCGCCCGAGGTGACGCGCGTGTCGCCGCTGGAGGCTTCCGTGCGCTATCTCACGCACCTGCGTGAAGCCTGGGACCAGGCCCACCCCGAAGCGCCGTTTGGCGAGCAGGACGTCACCGTGACGATTCCCGCATCGTTCGACCCGGCCGCACGGGAGCTGACGGCCGAGGCGGCCGCCGCGGCCGGCTATGCCCGCATGACCCTGCTCGAGGAACCCCAGGCCGCGCTCTATAGCTGGATCCAGAAAAGCGGCGGCCAATGGCGCAAGCAGGTCAAGGTCGGCGACATCATCCTCGTCGTCGATGTGGGTGGCGGCACCACCGACCTTTCGCTGATCGCCGTGATCGAGCGCGAAGGCAACCTTGAGCTGCACCGTATTGCGGTCGGCGACCATATCCTGCTCGGCGGCGACAACATGGATCTGGCGCTGGCCCACGTGGTGGCGCGCAAGCTGGCGGCCCAGGGCACGCAGGCCGATCCGTGGCAACTGCGCGCGCTGACCTATGCCTGCCGCGCGGCCAAGGAAACGCTGCTGACCGACCCGGATACCGATACCGTGCCCCTGGTCGTGCCCAGCCGCGGCTCCAGGCTGATCGGCGGCTCGATCCGCACGGACCTGACCCGCGCCGAGCTGACCCAGACCATCCTGGAAGGCTTCTTCCCGCAAGTCGAGGCCTCGGCCCGCCCGGTGAGCCGCGCGCGCGCCGGCCTGACGCAGCTTGGCTTGCCCTATGCGCAGGATGCGGCCATCACGCGGCACCTGGCCGCGTTCCTGGGCCGGCAGGTGGCGGCGCTGGCCGAAATCGAAGGCTTGCAGAGCGCACAGCCGGAAGGCGCGACCTTGCTGCACCCGACCGCCGTCCTGTTCAACGGCGGCGTGTTCAAGTCCGGCCTGCTGGCGGACCGCATCCTGCAGACGCTGAACGGCTGGCTCGCCGCGGAAGGCGCGGCCCCTGCCCGCCTGCTTGACGGCGCCGAGCTGGACCTGGCCGTGGCACGCGGCGCCGCCTATTACGGCTACGTGCGGCGCGGCAAGGGGGTGCGGATTCGTGGCGGCACCGCGCGCGCCTACTATATCGCCGTGGAATCGTCGATGCCCGCCGTGCCTGGCTTCGAACCGCCGATCCAGGCCCTGTGCGTGGCGCCGTTCGGCATGGAGGAAGGCACCGAGGCCGCGCTGCCGCCGCAGGAATTCGGCCTGGTGGTGGGCGAACCCGTGCACTTCCGCTTCTTCGGCTCGTCGGTGCGCCGCCAGGACCAGGTCGGCACCCTGCTGGACTACTGGGGGCCGGAGGAACTGCAGGAGCTGGAAGAAATCCAGGCGACCCTGCCGGCCGAAGGCCGCACCGCGGGCGAAGTGGTACCGGTCAGGCTGCATGCGCGGGTGACCGAGGCCGGCACCCTGGAACTCGAAGCCGTGCCCGGCGGCAGCGCTGAGCGCTGGAAGGTCGAGTTCGATGTGCGCGGCAGCGCCGATGCCTGAGCAAGCGGCCGGGCCGGCGACGAAGCAATACGTCGTCGGCATCGACCTCGGCACCAGCAACACCGTCGTCGCCTACGCGAAGGCCGGGTCCGACGATATCCGCGTCTTCGATATCGACCAGCTGGTCAGCCCGGGCGAGGTCGCGGCCCGTCCCCTGCTGCCCTCGGTGCGCTACCACGCGGCACCGGGCGAGCTCAGCGGCGACGACCTGCAGCTGCCCTGGCAATCCGCCGCCAGCGCCGCCGCGCGCCGGACCGTGTTCG is part of the Cupriavidus necator genome and harbors:
- a CDS encoding Hsp70 family protein; the encoded protein is MSEARYAIGIDLGTTHGAVSYVDLAASDGEKTSQRVLPITQLTAPGAVEDLDLLPSFLYLPHASELAPGDLALPWNAARDFAVGELARSRGAATPIRLVSSAKSWLCHPGIDRRAPVLPNDAPPEVTRVSPLEASVRYLTHLREAWDQAHPEAPFGEQDVTVTIPASFDPAARELTAEAAAAAGYARMTLLEEPQAALYSWIQKSGGQWRKQVKVGDIILVVDVGGGTTDLSLIAVIEREGNLELHRIAVGDHILLGGDNMDLALAHVVARKLAAQGTQADPWQLRALTYACRAAKETLLTDPDTDTVPLVVPSRGSRLIGGSIRTDLTRAELTQTILEGFFPQVEASARPVSRARAGLTQLGLPYAQDAAITRHLAAFLGRQVAALAEIEGLQSAQPEGATLLHPTAVLFNGGVFKSGLLADRILQTLNGWLAAEGAAPARLLDGAELDLAVARGAAYYGYVRRGKGVRIRGGTARAYYIAVESSMPAVPGFEPPIQALCVAPFGMEEGTEAALPPQEFGLVVGEPVHFRFFGSSVRRQDQVGTLLDYWGPEELQELEEIQATLPAEGRTAGEVVPVRLHARVTEAGTLELEAVPGGSAERWKVEFDVRGSADA
- a CDS encoding DUF2760 domain-containing protein; translated protein: MTDSNLSFFGRVSLAMGTFFAILGNRELAAGVKRLRDGEGFAAAPAPAAVSAPAPAPVAEAAAPVLKEASPVAALQLLGLLQRDARFIDFVEEDIARYSDTEIGAAARLVHDGCRGVLREHFTIRPVREEAEGSRVTLADGFDATAIRLTGNVVGSAPFHGSISHRGWKVEEVRLPRVAERHDATVIAPAEVEL
- a CDS encoding NAD(P)/FAD-dependent oxidoreductase; this encodes MDSERSDTATPISPTATIVIVGAGQAGGWAAQTLRNEGFTGRLVLIGDEAHPPHERPPLSKAVLAGEAAPASTWLLKPEAFAALGLEWWLDTRVTRIDRAAKRLEIANGEMLPYDKLILCTGGRARALTVPGVDTAAVHTLRTIGDALALAPALRPGRSIVVIGGGWIGLEVAATARRKGAEVTVLEAQSRLCERTVPPEVSEHLLGLHASHGTRVMLGANIAGIAPGTGGRSVVKLADGSTLACHAIVAGVGLVPNDELAWEAGLECDGGVVVDAGCRTSDPDIFAAGDVAVTPNPWAGRRLRLESWQNAQEQGIAAARAALGLAVDYQPLPWFWSDQYGMNLQIHGIPLPSHRVVARGTPGADSFVLFYLDGDVVKATLGSNAARDLRFARRHIEQCKPVDASRLADPNVPMSRQ
- a CDS encoding class II glutamine amidotransferase, with product MCRWLAYSGKSVPLETVLFQPEHSLIDQSLNSRLGHTTTNGDGFGVGWYGRHSEVPFRYRCLHPAWSDTNLRETARAVRAPLFVAHVRAATGTPTQETNCHPFRFGRWLFVHNGLIREYPLLRRDLMLAVAPHLFRWIEGSTDSEVMFFLALSFGLERDPGGALEQMAGLIEDVGHRYDVQFPLNMTVCVTDGQQIVAVRYSSETDSRSLFHSTSFRQLRALYPDDPRIIAAGDNAFLVLSEPLIEVQGVWEEIPEATTLVARGGEIERRRFVPRMPSQSA
- the rpoD gene encoding RNA polymerase sigma factor RpoD; this translates as MTSGVQRTAAKTRETGAIKDPGQTSAGSTAQPDPSTEAAARSQQLRALIQLGRQRGYLTHADISDHLPENFTDTAAMESIVSTFAEMGVKIYEQTPDAETLLLSDGPVVASDDQADEEAEVALATVDSEFGRTTDPVRMYMREMSSATLLTRKQEVEIAKRIEEGLNNMVHAISACPFTIAAILELSGKVASNEISIDDLVDGLSDESIAEAAVAAAADETDDSVDSADEADDDSEDSDDEGSTQQSNEKALAQLREECLKRFARVTAQFELMCQESAANGAGSAAFLAARDAVREELRTIRFTAKTIERLCANVQAMVDEVRTVERQVVQLLVERCGMEREEVIARFPGNETNLAWGQELVAQSRPYSAAVARALPDLEAHQQKLIDIQARAALSLPDLKGVNRKMLAAERQMRQAKHEMTQANLRLVISIAKKYTNRGMLFLDLIQEGNIGLMKAVDKFEYRRGWKFSTYATWWVRQAVTRAIADQARTIRVPVHMIEQINKLNRLSREIMQQTGKEPDPAVLAERLDMTEDKVRSIMKIAKEPVSMETPVGEDGDTSLGDMIADSDTATPADAALQAGLRAVVREMLDELTPREAKVLRMRFGIDMSTDYTLEEVGKQFDVTRERIRQIESKAMKKLRHPSRADQLITYLRDA
- a CDS encoding MFS transporter, whose protein sequence is MQQIDIHKLADTARFNRFHALVLFWCALIIIFDGYDLAVVGIALPSIMKDLGVAPTQAGLMVSSALFGMVFGAIFLGTMADRIGRRWTIAICVALFSVFTAAAGLVKDPLLFSMARFLAGLGIGGVMPNVVAQMTEYAPKKIRATLVTVMFSGYAVGGVLAALLGKSLIEAYGWQSVFLAAGLPVLLIPVILGSLPESMPFLLARGDHEALRRIVSRLAPEQRWSATDRFAVPAQDKAASAPIRHLFHEGRGFSTIMFWIAFFMCLFMVYALSSWLTRLMAGAGYSLGSALTFVLVLNLGAMIGAVGGGWLADRYHIKYVLAAMYALAAVSITLLGFRMPTELLFVVVGLAGASTIGTQIVANAYTGQFYPTAIRSTGLGWALGIGRSGAILAPIVIGVLVAMELPLQQNFIAIAIPAVIGMGAVLLIDHRRSASARYDEMSAGLPASPVGLSIADRN